The Paramormyrops kingsleyae isolate MSU_618 chromosome 11, PKINGS_0.4, whole genome shotgun sequence genome includes a window with the following:
- the cdt1 gene encoding DNA replication factor Cdt1, with product MSQARVTDFFAQSKRSGIARHLTGKSEQKAFVETEVRRTAIKEENTRSTRTKNAAANRPATTRSTRSKKAVQHNPKAAAGLQVDKEETSDAPLERSLEQSQKECPRTPKRTSSEFNLSSELFPPGDSSAKKRARVDLGREVSPTVSKTAEVKTQKKSARKKLILSKEQVTKPVNNHSSLSGENEVKNSNQGASSSPVGKQKTFSKEDVAALKSRLQKIQEQKQKPSPVPAASVDASDVKATLARARELVARVQQRKEKEKTEEAKVVTEETPPEPEDREKVPAYQRYHTLAQDVPPGLSLPYKYKVLAEMFRSTDVIVGMLFNRSETVTFAKVKQGVQDMMHKRFEENHVGQIKTVYPSAYTFRQEKNIPNFSATAKKSSYQLTLEPVLQDEKSGTRPQLSASRLLERRRTFHRNLVGIVKQHHRAFLTSLDPPLSVPDDKLTRWHPRFNVDEVPNIQLSELPQPPHLDKLTTAQEVLDKARSLMTPKMEKALSNLALKTEVPLTKDSEPPEKTQSAPGTPRALAGISQSLVERIRAKEAQKLQAAMMRSPQQEERMLMMSRLAELARILRNVFVAEKKPALVMEVACNHMTSSYRSALSVGEMEKHLRLLAELAPEWLTIHQIRKESYLKLNKTVDLNVILQKLNKKMQEEEKC from the exons ATGTCTCAGGCTCGCGTAACAGATTTCTTTGCCCAGAGCAAACGTAGTGGTATTGCTAGACATCTTACGGGTAAAAGTGAACAGAAAGCGTTTGTAGAAACTGAGGTGCGGAGGACTGCGATAAAGGAGGAAAATACAAGATCCACTCGGACGAAGAATGCAGCTGCAAATAGACCGGCTACAACTAGATCTACGcgctccaaaaaagccgtacaACATAACCCGAAAGCTGCGGCCGGTTTACAGGTGGATAAAGAAGAGACTTCCGATGCACCTTTGGAAAGATCCTTGGAGCAAAGTCAAAAGGAATGTCCTCGGACCCCCAAACGGACTTCGTCTGAGTTCAACCTTTCTTCGGAACTGTTCCCTCCTGGGGATAGCTCTGCAAAGAAGCGTGCTCGGGTGGATTTGGGTCGGGAGGTTAGCCCTACTGTGTCGAAAACTGCCGAGGTGAAGACCCAGAAGAAATCCGCCAGAAAAAAACTAATCCTATCTAAGGAACAG GTGACCAAACCTGTGAACAACCACAGCTCATTATCTGGTGAAAATGAGGTTAAGAATTCAAATCAGGGTGCCAGCTCCTCTCCAGTGGGGAAACAGAAG ACCTTCTCCAAAGAGGACGTTGCCGCACTGAAGTCTCGTCTCCAGAAGATCCAAGAACAGAAACAGAAGCCATCTCCCGTTCCTGCTGCCAGCGTCGACGCCTCTGACGTCAAGGCCACACTCGCACGTGCCCGGGAGCTGGTGGCGAGAGTTCAGCAGCGGAAGGAGAAGGAAAAGACTGAAGAGGCCAAAGTTGTCACAGAGGAAACTCCACCTGAACCTGAGGATAG AGAGAAGGTACCGGCATACCAGCGCTACCACACACTCGCCCAAGATGTTCCACCTGGCCTCTCCCTGCCTTACAAGTACAAAGTTCTGGCAGAGATGTTCAGGAGCACGGATGTCATTGTGGGGATGCTCTTCAATCGTTCTGAGACGGTCACCTTTGCCAAAGTCAAGCAGGGCGTCCAAGATATGATGCACAA GAGGTTCGAGGAGAATCACGTTGGTCAAATTAAGACGGTCTATCCTTCAGCATACACCTTCCGTCAAGAGAAAAACATTCCTAATTTTAGTGCCACCGCAAAGAAGTCAAGCTACCAGCTAACACTGGAGCCAGTTCTCCAAGATG AGAAGAGTGGTACACGTCCTCAACTTTCAGCTTCGCGTCTGCTGGAGAGGAGACGTACTTTCCACCGAAACCTGGTTGGCATTGTGAAGCAGCACCACCGG GCGTTCCTAACCTCCCTGGACCCTCCGCTAAGTGTCCCGGATGACAAGCTAACCCGTTGGCATCCTCGCTTCAACGTGGATGAGGTCCCCAACATACAGCTCAGTGAGCTGCCTCAGCCACCACACCTGGACAAGCTGACAACTGCCCAGGAAGTTCTGGACAAGGCCCGTTCTCTGATGACCCCGAAG ATGGAGAAGGCCCTGTCTAACCTGGCCCTGAAGACTGAAGTGCCTCTGACAAAAGACTCGGAGCCCCCAGAGAAAACACAATCTGCTCCTGGAACTCCCCGTGCTTTAGCAGGAATTTCCCAGTCTCTCGTAGAGAGG ATCAGGGCAAAGGAGGCTCAGAAGCTCCAGGCTGCCATGATGCGCAGCCCTCAGCAAGAAGAGCGCATGCTGATGATGTCACGGCTGGCGGAGCTCGCCAGGATCCTGCGTAATGTCTTCGTGGCAGAGAAGAAGCCGGCCTTAGTCATGGAGGTGGCCTGCAACCACATGACTTCCAGCTATCGCTCCGCGCTCAGTGTCG GGGAGATGGAGAAGCACCTGCGTCTGCTGGCAGAACTGGCCCCTGAATGGCTGACCATCCACCAGATCAGGAAGGAGTCCTATCTGAAGCTGAACAAAACTGTGGATTTGAACGTGATTCTGCAGAAGCTGAACAAGAAGatgcaggaggaggagaagTGCTGA